A DNA window from Coffea arabica cultivar ET-39 chromosome 6c, Coffea Arabica ET-39 HiFi, whole genome shotgun sequence contains the following coding sequences:
- the LOC113693293 gene encoding uncharacterized protein: MKTKVNVNIFRWQAYRTKKKAGSLVNDEHEAKYNKLWNYCKEVKRANPDSNVFMTTVEDDDGNDRPIIGLDGCHLREFHKGVLLAAVGIDPNDQLYPIAYVVVEIENKLTWKWFIGELVNDLQIRDENHWTFITDKQKVYKSIEELLPDVKHRMYMRHMYNNFKKLHGGLVLKKKIWALARASYKNLFKALMEALTAVDEGAFQWLLDNTTLQQWTRAYFRTSTKCDILLNSLCESFNSSILGARERPKLGMLETIRLYLMVRMKNKMEWMKKYIGKLCPKILKKLEKVKNASSACIATPSGDWKYEVRCMYGDRYTVNLASRTYSCRRWELNDIPCAHAMSAIVLTKEPPENFVNECYSKEAYMRAYGPIIHPFNATSSSQPQQQTPNTINPGANKQSQTNYQPQNATPVANKQSNFTLEVVFGASGLETGKKVKYRCGVCRRFGHTRNSCDSILASLYKRHLWEPPGLARPKKTTKISTSKSAARRDDKLT; encoded by the exons atgaagactAAAGTTAATGTCAACATCTTTAGGTGGCAAGCTTATAGAACCAAGAAAAAGGCAGGGAGTTTAGTTAATGATGAACATGAAGCCAAATACAACAAACTTTGGAACTACTGTAAGGAAGTAAAGAGGGCTAATCCTGACTCAAATGTTTTCATGACCACTGTTGAAGATGATGATGGAAATGATAG ACCTATTATCGGGTTAGATGGCTGCCATCTTAGAGAGTTCCACAAGGGTGTATTACTTGCAGCCGTAGGAATTGACCCCAATGATCAGTTGTACCCTATTGCCTATGTTGTGGTGGAAATAGAAAACAAGCTGACTTGGAAATGGTTCATAGGTGAATTGGTGAATGACCTCCAAATCAGAGATGAAAATCATTGGACATTTATTACTGATAAACAAAAGGTGTATAAGT CTATTGAAGAGTTGCTTCCAGATGTGAAGCATAGGATGTATATGAGACACATGTACAATAACTTTAAAAAGCTGCATGGTGGTTTggtattaaagaagaaaatttgGGCACTTGCAAGAGCTTCTTACAAAAATCTGTTCAAGGCTTTGATGGAAGCTTTGACAGCAGTTGATGAGGGTGCATTTCAATGGTTGCTTGACAATACAACACTGCAGCAATGGACTAGAGCTTACTTCAGAACCTCCACTAAATGTGACATTTTATTGAACAGCCTATGTGAGAGTTTCAACTCCAGCATTTTAGGAGCAAGGGAGAGGCCTAAACTAGGTATGCTAGAAACAATACGACTTTATTTAATGGTTAGAATGAAGAATAAGATGGAGTGGATGAAAAAGTATATAGGAAAGTTATGTCCTAAAATTTTAAAGAAGctggaaaaagtaaaaaatgctTCTAGTGCTTGCATAGCTACACCTTCAGGGGACTGGAAGTATGAGGTGAGGTGTATGTATGGGGATAGGTACACTGTGAATTTGGCCAGTAGAACTTATAGTTGTAGAAGATGGGAACTAAATGACATTCCTTGTGCTCATGCAATGAGTGCTATTGTTTTGACAAAGGAGCCTCCGGAGAACTTTGTTAATGAATGCTACTCAAAAGAGGCCTACATGAGGGCATATGGGCCTATAATACATCCTTTCAATG CTACAAGTAGCTCTCAACCACAGCAGCAGACTCCTAATACCATAAATCCTGGTGCAAACAAACAGTCCCAAACTAATTACCAGCCTCAAAATGCTACTCCTGTTGCAAACAAACAGTCCAATTTCACACTTGAAGTAGTCTTTGGTGCAAGTGGCTTGGAGACTG GTAAGAAAGTCAAGTACAGATGTGGTGTATGTCGGAGATTTGGACACACTCGAAATAGTTGTGATTCAATATTGGCCTCTCTCTATAAGAGACACCTATGGGAACCACCTGGACTGGCT AGGCCTAAGAAGACTACAAAGATATCTACTTCTAAAAGTGCTGCAAGGAGGGATGACAAGCTGACTTAG
- the LOC113694028 gene encoding dihydroneopterin aldolase 1 isoform X3 has translation MTSISYKPLSHSITILICAITEHKELIRGDKLVLRGLKFHGYHGVKQEERKLGQKFLIDVDAWMDLRAAGTSDHLSDTISYTAIYAYSQISTVRVQVGKPHVAVHGPVDYLGVEIIRYRNADL, from the exons ATGACATCAATTTCATATAAGCCGCTATCCCACTCGATTACCATTCTTATCT GTGCAATAACAGAACATAAGGAGTTAATAAGGGGGGACAAGCTTGTACTCAGAGGTTTAAAATTTCATGGGTATCATGGGGTGAAGCAGGAAGAAAGGAAGCTTGGTCAGAAGTTCTTGATAGATGTAGATGCCTGGATGGATCTGCGAGCAGCCGGTACTTCAGATCATCTCTCCGATACTATAAGTTATACTGCCATATATGC GTATTCTCAAATTTCTACAGTCCGCGTGCAGGTTGGAAAGCCACATGTTGCTGTTCATGGTCCGGTAGACTACTTGGGTGTTGAGATCATAAGATACAGAAATGCTGATTTGTAG
- the LOC113694028 gene encoding dihydroneopterin aldolase 1 isoform X1: protein MTSISYKPLSHSITILICAITEHKELIRGDKLVLRGLKFHGYHGVKQEERKLGQKFLIDVDAWMDLRAAGTSDHLSDTISYTAIYAIVKEVVEGPPKNLLESVAHLIASTILSRYSQISTVRVQVGKPHVAVHGPVDYLGVEIIRYRNADL from the exons ATGACATCAATTTCATATAAGCCGCTATCCCACTCGATTACCATTCTTATCT GTGCAATAACAGAACATAAGGAGTTAATAAGGGGGGACAAGCTTGTACTCAGAGGTTTAAAATTTCATGGGTATCATGGGGTGAAGCAGGAAGAAAGGAAGCTTGGTCAGAAGTTCTTGATAGATGTAGATGCCTGGATGGATCTGCGAGCAGCCGGTACTTCAGATCATCTCTCCGATACTATAAGTTATACTGCCATATATGC CATAGTCAAAGAAGTCGTAGAGGGACCACCAAAAAATCTTTTGGAATCTGTGGCTCATCTGATTGCATCCACAATCCTGTCCAGGTATTCTCAAATTTCTACAGTCCGCGTGCAGGTTGGAAAGCCACATGTTGCTGTTCATGGTCCGGTAGACTACTTGGGTGTTGAGATCATAAGATACAGAAATGCTGATTTGTAG
- the LOC113694028 gene encoding dihydroneopterin aldolase 1 isoform X2: MTSPPSICAITEHKELIRGDKLVLRGLKFHGYHGVKQEERKLGQKFLIDVDAWMDLRAAGTSDHLSDTISYTAIYAIVKEVVEGPPKNLLESVAHLIASTILSRYSQISTVRVQVGKPHVAVHGPVDYLGVEIIRYRNADL, encoded by the exons ATGACATCACCACCCAGCATTT GTGCAATAACAGAACATAAGGAGTTAATAAGGGGGGACAAGCTTGTACTCAGAGGTTTAAAATTTCATGGGTATCATGGGGTGAAGCAGGAAGAAAGGAAGCTTGGTCAGAAGTTCTTGATAGATGTAGATGCCTGGATGGATCTGCGAGCAGCCGGTACTTCAGATCATCTCTCCGATACTATAAGTTATACTGCCATATATGC CATAGTCAAAGAAGTCGTAGAGGGACCACCAAAAAATCTTTTGGAATCTGTGGCTCATCTGATTGCATCCACAATCCTGTCCAGGTATTCTCAAATTTCTACAGTCCGCGTGCAGGTTGGAAAGCCACATGTTGCTGTTCATGGTCCGGTAGACTACTTGGGTGTTGAGATCATAAGATACAGAAATGCTGATTTGTAG
- the LOC113694028 gene encoding dihydroneopterin aldolase 1 isoform X4 codes for MTSPPSICAITEHKELIRGDKLVLRGLKFHGYHGVKQEERKLGQKFLIDVDAWMDLRAAGTSDHLSDTISYTAIYAYSQISTVRVQVGKPHVAVHGPVDYLGVEIIRYRNADL; via the exons ATGACATCACCACCCAGCATTT GTGCAATAACAGAACATAAGGAGTTAATAAGGGGGGACAAGCTTGTACTCAGAGGTTTAAAATTTCATGGGTATCATGGGGTGAAGCAGGAAGAAAGGAAGCTTGGTCAGAAGTTCTTGATAGATGTAGATGCCTGGATGGATCTGCGAGCAGCCGGTACTTCAGATCATCTCTCCGATACTATAAGTTATACTGCCATATATGC GTATTCTCAAATTTCTACAGTCCGCGTGCAGGTTGGAAAGCCACATGTTGCTGTTCATGGTCCGGTAGACTACTTGGGTGTTGAGATCATAAGATACAGAAATGCTGATTTGTAG